The genomic window aatatgtataaaagttatttaggaTCCAAAAAGTAGGGAACATCTGGCTTTCCAAGTCTTGCCGTTAAAACATCCGCACCCTTACTCGTAACAACCATAGTCTGTTCAAATTGAGCAGACAGCTTGCCATCCGTAGTGACCGCAGTCCAACTATCCGGCCAGGTCTGATCTGACCAAACCCCTTCAGAAATCATGGGTTCTATTGTAAAAGCGTGTCCTGGTTTCATGAACCCGACTGCCTTATTTTTGGCATAGTGAGGCACATTGGGTGCACAATGGAAAAGTCGATGAATACCGTGTCCACAGTAGCCTCTCACGACACTGTAACCAGAATTTCCAGCATGTTTCTGAATCACATTCCCCACTTCCCTATATTTGACACCAGGTTTCACACATTCTTTAATAGCCTTATCCAGGCATTCCCAGGTATTTAAAACGAGGGCCTTGGCGGTTGGAGTGGGCTCTCCAGCGAAGAGGGTTTCATTTAAATCCCCATGGAACCCCCGGTGAAAGACTGTCACGTCCACATTTACAATGTCTCCTTTCTCGAGGACTCTCTTGTCTGGGATTCCATGGCAAATCACTTCATTCACACTTGTGCAGCAGGACTTGGGAAAGTTGTAGTATCCGAGTGGACTTGGGTAGCAATCCCGCTCTATGCATGCCTCGTGGACCACACGATCGATTTCCTCAGTGGTAACTCCAGCATCTACCACAGCGGCGGCCTCGTCTAAAACTTGTCTCCCAAGTCGACAAGACACACGAAGAGCCTCAATTTCCTCCTCGTCCAGAATGCGCACGTACGTGTTGCCCTTCATCTTGGTTTCACTCAGCGGAATGCCATCCGGGTGCACCGCGTAGTCTGGCCGAGGAATCTTCTCGGGTACAAGACGCTTGGGGGTCTGTGGGAAGGGTCTCAGATTGCCAGTGAATTTAAAACGAGGCCAGGGGTTGTACGTGGATTCTTTGGCGCGTTTATGAATGAGTTTATGCGTGTTCCATGAGGATTTAAAACAATCCTGGGAACAAAAGAACGTGCCGTGTCCAAGACCCAGTTTGATACAGTTGGGGCATTGAAGGCTGGCTGGTTTGTTACAGCCCACCGTCTCGCAAATCCGTTCCGACATCCTCCAAGTCAATCGAGTACGGGTACCACAAGGAGGAGGggaaaaatactaataataattatttatcaatgctAAAAACTAATGAATAGATTTGAGCAGACGGggtgttcaatttttattcaaatctcaAAACCTAGTACCGGTTTATTAAATTGCCATTACGTCATTCCAGCTACAGTACTAAACATACATTGTAGAAATATATTCAACTCATTGCTCTCCTCCCCATTGCCCATCATTTACATATGCTAAAGGATAGACTGTCtccataaaagaaaaacaacacctATTAATCTTGAAATGATTCCAATATGTTGCTTAAGTACCtagtcaaatacttttttaaatgccaTGCATAAacataatagttatataaacaCACAATAATTTGTAGATGCTGTACCTCGtgtaaacaaattgtacaagttacgcTTTGTAATTCTTAAAGTGtcttatttaataacaatatttgttttttaattaccaacttgaaactatcttttattttcatcgatcaaaattacttatttattatggtTTTACCAGTGAGATTATTAATAATCTTACTAGATGACGTCATAATTTTAATGAATCGTTCAACCACGAGCAGTTATGATCATCATTAGAGATTTGGTTTTAAACAATGACTCaagcaagtccttgttggactcaaattaGAATTGAGGACCGACATCGGAGTAGTCTATTCCTATATCTTGTTTATTTCTATCTCATCTCCCTCTTCTTCACAGCTGCatatagctgatctaatcaaacatcatgacagctaagccactctcctccaaaacattctttaaattgtccatGCTGATTTTTGCCTCCTATTGACAcaagctgcttgtagctgatcaaattcaggaaaaatatcataattatattaaagtttatataaataattttttataaggatttttcaataatttacaCCTAAGATAAGCAAGAATGCTTACTTTAGGGGGAGAATTTAACATCACGActacttatttaataatgattaaaaaaaggaagaagaagaaagagcaaaCGCAGCAACcgttttaactttttcaattctaaactttgttttttcataacaaacatGAAAAAGTTTATAAACATGTACCctattttcttatctttttaaatatgacgcgCTGAGTTTTGTCAGACTGCTTCcaaatattctgaaaaaatacaTCGTTCAATTCGAGGGCTGTTGATCTGATTTATTTGactaaaatcccattttttttattaaattttatttttatgaagcaaATTGTAACaacagtaataataatatatttattaattaattaaatattgttattcaCACATTCACAACACAAGATACTAGAGCTGGGGAGTCGGAGTCTAACTTGCCCGGAGTTGGGGCTTTACCCCGTATTCGAAGTCGGACTCGCTAGTTGTTGTGTAACTCGTGAGTTTGAGTCCGAATAAACCTGTGTGGTCAGTAACCTcgtaaaaacaacaacacaatcaTGGCTGTTGTagcaaatctattattttagtttaattttacgTTAAATACCTAAGTTAGCAAAGCTACAAGTTTGTTCTTGTTCATTTCGGTTCTTGTGCCAAACAAAGGAAGAGTATAAAGTACTTTTCATGATCCATTCAcacctataataatatatttcctatGAAGAGTGATTAACTCAGTGCCTCAGTTCCTCTTGAATCACACAGTAAGAATGCCA from Lepeophtheirus salmonis chromosome 1, UVic_Lsal_1.4, whole genome shotgun sequence includes these protein-coding regions:
- the LOC121123648 gene encoding methionine aminopeptidase 1; translated protein: MSERICETVGCNKPASLQCPNCIKLGLGHGTFFCSQDCFKSSWNTHKLIHKRAKESTYNPWPRFKFTGNLRPFPQTPKRLVPEKIPRPDYAVHPDGIPLSETKMKGNTYVRILDEEEIEALRVSCRLGRQVLDEAAAVVDAGVTTEEIDRVVHEACIERDCYPSPLGYYNFPKSCCTSVNEVICHGIPDKRVLEKGDIVNVDVTVFHRGFHGDLNETLFAGEPTPTAKALVLNTWECLDKAIKECVKPGVKYREVGNVIQKHAGNSGYSVVRGYCGHGIHRLFHCAPNVPHYAKNKAVGFMKPGHAFTIEPMISEGVWSDQTWPDSWTAVTTDGKLSAQFEQTMVVTSKGADVLTARLGKPDVPYFLDPK